A window of Methanophagales archaeon genomic DNA:
CACGGGTGATTTTGGGAAAATTCTTTAGTATCTCTTCATAATTCTCTCCGGCTGCTAAATGACTAAGAATAATGTGTACAGGAATCCTTGTACCCCTTATACAAGGTTCACCTCCACATATTTCTGGGTCTATAACAATTCGTTCATTCATAATTACCTCTTCTTCTCAAAGGTAATTGTAATTTTATTATTTTTCTATCATGAGGGTCAAGTTTTGATTTTGAATTTGTTCATTAATCTGGGATTTGGTCTATCGGCGTAAG
This region includes:
- a CDS encoding DUF433 domain-containing protein translates to MNERIVIDPEICGGEPCIRGTRIPVHIILSHLAAGENYEEILKNFPKITREDILACLEYASYLATEKVVAL